A genome region from Clostridium pasteurianum includes the following:
- the cas10 gene encoding type III-A CRISPR-associated protein Cas10/Csm1: MDKDETYYRNITAAAALLHDLGKFIRRAKEDRKSWTHWEFSYKYINKYFKGFSCIDDEMLDAIASIAALHHYDSKQYKKIKGYKDEKRKDELIEIEDFYEDTVKKDKNYKCILNKVIIGDIQSSCERKIHKYKYSEMREWNSDCKYKGNYKSKNNIAYNGTEESPIKNIFTTLNNILNDNENQKKYNKYMYFEPNSLLEMGYREIYLRDKKETIIPKIKEDLDGFKSDLEIIKGFKKLKIEDCINSWNFLLKKYTSFICSSKWETIKDISLYNHSQTTAAIAVSTPLKKDEEFYAVHGKIYDIQKYIYNGINSNIEKPMKRIYVRSFLISLINILIPNILVRELGLYTFNILFCGGGTFTIIMPNDEEHIDMARGLMNKLTKKIEDIFENKIFIEYEIGEIKVKLKSDRMYYEKCFKPISTRLYEKKYNRNIKNLVYDDSKQYEKCKNCNINYKLNEENSKECGICSIEDKWIKDGFNIEKLCIDYNKVSIEDIADPDKFMIGNIEDETPIICFSQQEAEKLKTKYPIVDVYDIGKTYVKKSYEKCKNCLGKDICDGPITEDKISNEFYSLDCFANKSENDKIVATAKIDVDDFEFLLYFVYPRQIFNEIYNFSISRLANTSMLFNLFFAMQLKKLIEEKFKDKVMILYAGGDDIMFTGNWESVVEAVEAIKKEFRKYTNAENTGSDNVTITSSIKFHNSKRPFNLIAYDIEKQLTEAKDNGKNCVNLNGKLLTYEKLEEVIKVSDILKGYVEKEYITRAILYKLNEILKMCSSEDEIDRMRSRSIYHYLIESEIEGNKNLTGEIKNKVKKQLDTLVEPRQGENEYTKEKLIIEFAIRKTRRRGEVNDKRI, from the coding sequence TTGGATAAAGATGAAACCTATTATAGAAATATAACAGCGGCAGCAGCTCTTCTTCATGATTTAGGTAAATTTATAAGGAGAGCCAAAGAGGACAGAAAAAGTTGGACTCATTGGGAATTTTCCTACAAATATATAAATAAATATTTTAAAGGTTTTAGCTGTATAGATGATGAAATGTTAGATGCAATAGCAAGTATAGCAGCATTACATCATTATGATTCTAAGCAGTATAAGAAAATAAAGGGATACAAGGATGAAAAAAGAAAAGATGAATTAATAGAGATTGAAGATTTTTATGAAGATACAGTAAAGAAAGATAAAAATTATAAATGCATACTTAATAAGGTGATAATAGGCGACATACAATCAAGCTGTGAAAGAAAAATACATAAATATAAATATAGTGAAATGAGAGAGTGGAATTCTGATTGTAAGTATAAAGGTAATTATAAATCAAAAAATAATATTGCATATAATGGAACAGAAGAAAGTCCGATTAAAAATATATTTACAACTTTAAATAATATCTTGAATGATAATGAAAACCAAAAAAAATATAATAAATATATGTACTTTGAACCTAATTCTCTTCTTGAAATGGGATATAGAGAAATTTATTTAAGAGATAAAAAGGAAACTATTATTCCTAAAATCAAAGAAGATTTAGATGGATTTAAAAGTGATTTAGAAATTATTAAGGGGTTTAAAAAGCTTAAAATTGAAGATTGCATAAATTCATGGAATTTTCTATTAAAAAAATATACATCTTTTATATGTTCAAGTAAGTGGGAAACAATTAAGGATATATCACTGTACAATCATTCTCAAACAACTGCGGCTATAGCAGTATCAACACCACTAAAGAAGGACGAAGAGTTCTATGCTGTCCACGGAAAAATTTATGATATTCAAAAGTACATATATAATGGGATAAATTCCAATATAGAAAAGCCTATGAAAAGAATATATGTAAGATCATTTTTAATTTCTTTAATAAATATATTAATTCCCAATATACTTGTTAGAGAACTTGGTCTATATACATTTAATATATTGTTTTGCGGCGGTGGTACTTTTACAATTATTATGCCTAATGATGAAGAACATATAGATATGGCAAGAGGTTTAATGAACAAGCTTACAAAAAAAATAGAAGATATATTTGAAAATAAAATCTTTATAGAATATGAAATAGGAGAAATTAAAGTTAAGTTAAAAAGCGATAGAATGTACTATGAAAAATGCTTCAAACCAATAAGTACTAGACTGTATGAGAAAAAGTATAACAGAAATATTAAAAATTTAGTATATGATGACTCTAAACAATATGAAAAATGTAAAAATTGCAATATAAATTATAAATTAAATGAAGAGAACAGTAAAGAATGTGGGATTTGCAGTATTGAAGATAAGTGGATAAAAGATGGATTTAATATAGAAAAATTATGTATAGATTATAACAAGGTTTCTATAGAGGATATAGCTGATCCAGATAAATTTATGATTGGAAATATTGAAGATGAAACGCCTATAATATGTTTTAGTCAACAGGAGGCTGAAAAATTAAAAACTAAATATCCTATAGTTGATGTATATGATATAGGTAAAACATATGTGAAAAAAAGTTATGAAAAATGCAAAAACTGTTTAGGAAAAGATATATGTGATGGGCCTATTACTGAAGATAAGATTTCAAATGAATTTTACAGTTTGGATTGTTTTGCTAACAAAAGTGAAAATGATAAAATAGTTGCTACAGCGAAAATTGATGTGGATGATTTTGAATTTTTACTTTATTTTGTATACCCAAGACAGATTTTCAACGAGATATATAATTTTTCAATTTCGAGACTTGCAAATACATCTATGCTATTTAATTTGTTTTTTGCTATGCAGCTAAAAAAGCTTATTGAAGAAAAATTCAAGGATAAGGTTATGATATTGTATGCTGGTGGCGATGATATTATGTTTACAGGGAACTGGGAAAGTGTTGTGGAAGCAGTTGAAGCCATAAAAAAAGAATTTAGAAAGTATACTAATGCTGAGAATACTGGAAGCGACAATGTAACTATTACATCATCAATAAAATTTCATAATTCTAAAAGACCATTTAACTTAATTGCTTACGATATTGAAAAACAACTCACTGAAGCTAAAGATAATGGTAAAAATTGTGTTAATTTGAACGGAAAATTATTAACATATGAGAAACTGGAAGAAGTAATAAAAGTAAGTGATATTTTAAAAGGATATGTTGAAAAAGAATATATAACTAGGGCAATTTTGTACAAATTAAATGAAATACTTAAAATGTGTTCGTCTGAGGATGAAATAGATAGAATGCGTTCAAGATCTATTTATCATTATCTAATAGAAAGTGAAATTGAAGGAAACAAAAATCTTACAGGAGAAATTAAAAACAAAGTTAAAAAGCAGCTGGATACTTTAGTAGAACCAAGGCAAGGTGAAAATGAATATACAAAGGAAAAATTAATTATAGAATTTGCCATAAGAAAAACTAGAAGAAGGGGTGAAGTCAATGATAAAAGGATATAA
- a CDS encoding AAA family ATPase, with the protein MRIKEVWIKNFRGYGENPNDLEGFYKFKDLNNKLILLSGYNGFGKTSFFDAIEWGMTDRLSRIQDLKDIVKTTNLKKSNYLKFHNKTPKDNNRIVEVAIYFEDGSMIRRSSKYDSIDKSGYKSNLTEDSVNTKELKKILLNYNDNNLSDIFDINFLSQENINAILRAKDPLQRTEEFLKLLGLKTIKNIVDKSQIKNLSIVVNKMSKELENIDTKKKKLDDIFSSNGWGNFEQYKIKVKKVIIEISNVQKNHVYIDKQIVQEDKFESYDIGDFIDEVNNCTVKLDKFKGENIKCDKRLELLINKFLIEKILNLNLYIKNVMFLQENNINDLMKSSYNNRINYYNSNLKKLREDLEKVTVCSIEWENVKKTMKNNKISDKTLDEIINKCKTTYKFIALFKKYSNSCNDLEKLFELIKLGKWHKILKRNRKYVCNIKNLSNIIKAEEEKIKESSEISKRYESILSNVRQYVLDENLEYCPVCFNNDFSKFNKKNDSMNYNKLSNKEKLVCIIDDTIIGSNKEIKTLQNNLDKKKNILKYLKGKYSKAIVEKVINKYKVINDLYNVLFDQVTSNLQKIIECNDKHVKVLNNRNSKISESIDNYKRIYKKVFNKEFSDFNEQEIKKIDIAKSKIILGRMKKNYGEKYKIYDITIDALIEKLNSIKKSLEQSDEENNMSILKKKINELDGIINILNKIVPYKFKKENRELLDGYIKYSKKENILKEDFNKFDQCKKDIEIISTNAIEYQRTMIEKRLNSNQLIQFIYEKINPHPFFRRIGIDYRDAKGGGKWINIMDKDGENIFLDHIFSLAQLNTLSLSIFLGLSLNQRISKLNQFFLDDPIQSMDDINILSFIDLLRAILDSKKIDSNIVLSTHDSNFAQLLAIKMRGRKIKTFEFIGYGDEGPEIRIQ; encoded by the coding sequence TTGAGAATTAAGGAGGTATGGATTAAAAATTTCAGAGGATATGGTGAAAATCCAAATGATTTAGAAGGTTTTTATAAATTCAAAGATTTGAATAATAAGTTGATACTATTAAGTGGTTATAATGGATTTGGCAAAACTAGTTTTTTTGATGCTATTGAGTGGGGGATGACTGATAGGTTAAGTAGAATACAAGATTTAAAAGATATTGTTAAGACAACAAATTTAAAGAAAAGTAATTATTTGAAATTTCATAATAAAACACCAAAGGATAATAATCGTATAGTTGAAGTTGCTATTTATTTTGAAGATGGAAGTATGATAAGAAGGAGTTCAAAGTATGATTCAATTGATAAAAGTGGATACAAATCTAATTTGACAGAAGATAGTGTAAATACGAAGGAATTGAAAAAAATTTTACTTAATTATAATGATAATAATTTGTCAGATATATTTGATATTAATTTTTTAAGCCAAGAGAATATAAATGCAATATTAAGAGCTAAAGATCCATTACAAAGAACAGAAGAATTTTTAAAACTTTTAGGTCTAAAAACCATTAAAAATATTGTAGATAAGTCTCAAATAAAAAATTTGTCCATTGTTGTAAATAAAATGAGCAAAGAATTAGAAAATATAGATACAAAGAAAAAGAAGCTAGATGATATATTTAGTTCTAATGGATGGGGAAACTTTGAACAATATAAAATAAAAGTTAAGAAAGTTATTATTGAGATTAGCAATGTTCAAAAAAATCATGTGTATATAGACAAACAAATAGTACAAGAAGACAAATTTGAGTCGTATGATATAGGTGACTTTATAGATGAAGTAAACAATTGTACTGTAAAATTAGATAAATTTAAAGGTGAAAATATTAAATGTGATAAAAGGTTAGAACTACTAATTAATAAGTTTTTAATAGAAAAAATATTGAATTTAAATTTATATATTAAAAATGTTATGTTTCTACAAGAAAATAATATTAATGACTTAATGAAATCTAGTTATAACAATAGAATTAATTATTATAACAGTAATCTAAAAAAATTAAGAGAAGATCTTGAGAAAGTTACAGTATGTAGCATTGAATGGGAAAATGTTAAAAAAACAATGAAAAATAATAAAATATCTGATAAAACATTAGATGAAATTATAAATAAGTGTAAAACTACTTATAAATTTATAGCATTGTTTAAAAAATATTCAAATAGCTGTAATGATTTAGAAAAATTATTTGAATTGATAAAGTTAGGCAAGTGGCATAAAATTTTAAAAAGAAACAGAAAATATGTATGTAATATTAAGAATTTAAGTAATATTATTAAAGCTGAAGAAGAGAAAATAAAAGAAAGTTCAGAAATAAGTAAAAGGTATGAAAGTATACTATCTAATGTTAGACAATATGTATTGGATGAGAATTTAGAATACTGTCCTGTATGCTTTAATAATGATTTTTCAAAATTTAATAAAAAAAATGATAGTATGAATTATAATAAATTAAGTAATAAAGAAAAATTAGTATGTATAATAGATGATACAATAATTGGTTCAAATAAGGAAATTAAAACATTGCAGAATAACTTAGATAAGAAGAAAAATATATTAAAATATTTAAAAGGAAAATATAGTAAAGCAATAGTTGAAAAAGTGATAAATAAATATAAAGTAATAAATGATTTGTATAATGTACTATTTGATCAGGTAACATCAAATTTGCAAAAAATTATAGAGTGTAATGATAAACATGTTAAGGTACTTAATAATCGTAATAGTAAAATAAGTGAATCAATAGATAATTACAAAAGAATTTATAAGAAAGTGTTTAATAAAGAATTTAGTGATTTTAATGAACAGGAGATAAAAAAAATAGATATTGCAAAAAGTAAAATTATACTTGGGAGGATGAAAAAAAATTATGGCGAAAAATATAAGATATATGACATTACAATTGATGCGCTAATAGAAAAGTTAAATAGTATAAAAAAATCATTAGAGCAATCTGATGAGGAAAATAATATGTCTATTTTAAAGAAAAAGATTAATGAATTAGATGGAATTATAAATATATTGAATAAAATAGTACCATATAAATTTAAGAAAGAAAATAGAGAATTGCTTGATGGATATATAAAATACTCTAAAAAAGAAAATATCTTAAAAGAGGACTTTAATAAATTTGATCAATGTAAAAAAGATATTGAAATAATTAGTACTAATGCAATTGAATATCAAAGAACAATGATAGAAAAAAGATTAAATAGTAATCAATTAATTCAATTTATATATGAAAAGATTAACCCTCATCCCTTTTTTAGAAGAATAGGAATTGATTATAGGGATGCAAAGGGTGGAGGCAAATGGATAAATATAATGGACAAAGATGGTGAAAACATATTCTTAGATCATATTTTTAGTTTAGCACAACTTAATACCTTATCATTAAGCATATTTTTGGGACTTTCCCTTAATCAAAGGATTAGTAAATTAAATCAGTTTTTTTTGGATGATCCAATACAAAGTATGGACGATATAAATATTTTGTCATTTATAGATTTATTGAGAGCTATATTAGATTCTAAAAAAATCGATTCGAATATTGTCTTATCTACTCATGATAGTAATTTTGCTCAATTATTGGCTATTAAAATGAGAGGAAGAAAAATTAAAACTTTTGAATTTATTGGTTATGGAGATGAGGGACCTGAAATAAGAATCCAATAA
- a CDS encoding helix-turn-helix domain-containing protein produces MGSYEILSIGTKLKNLREKYNVNQEDISGKEITRNLISQIEHDKANLTKNAAEIILKNLKIICDKRHISVDEDIEYLMEDEKSQANKILDKYIKELKDLSIYKDNAFDNKLSEVESFLINWDIKDKKISIFELAGDYYCAINNLEKSLLYYEKARTLIDINNYTDNFVSILRKLSMIYFYMDKYEDNIKCCNFAIKNFKNMSKDYYCIFIYNSALCYIKLKNYSIALKRFIKIENIVKEINIEKYYSVLNQEACCFGEMHEYEKSLELNNYILANINKTNYQSYLVALINLTYNYIDINNNIEAKKVLNTIDETINNLTHDSKYLPDTYFEIGKIYKRLNETEKAENFYCTALTYAKKLNRNSLVKDILLNLMDTCKFSKDNRKVITIKNEFFILSGKIGKVIEPLEDKLIEFYLDTEDIQSLKELYAFKKRLSLKRM; encoded by the coding sequence ATGGGAAGTTATGAGATACTGTCTATTGGTACAAAACTTAAAAACTTAAGAGAAAAATATAATGTAAATCAGGAAGACATATCAGGTAAAGAAATAACTAGAAATCTTATAAGTCAAATAGAACATGATAAAGCAAATTTGACTAAAAATGCTGCTGAAATTATATTAAAAAACTTAAAGATAATTTGTGATAAAAGACATATTTCTGTTGATGAAGATATAGAATACTTAATGGAAGATGAAAAATCTCAGGCTAATAAAATACTTGATAAATACATAAAAGAACTTAAGGATTTAAGCATATATAAAGATAATGCATTTGACAATAAGTTATCCGAAGTAGAAAGTTTTTTGATAAATTGGGATATTAAAGATAAAAAAATTTCTATCTTTGAATTGGCAGGCGATTATTATTGTGCTATAAACAACCTTGAAAAAAGTTTATTATACTATGAAAAAGCTAGAACTTTAATTGATATAAATAACTATACTGATAATTTTGTATCAATTTTAAGAAAATTATCAATGATATACTTTTATATGGATAAGTATGAAGATAATATAAAATGTTGTAATTTTGCAATAAAAAATTTTAAAAATATGAGTAAAGATTATTATTGCATATTTATTTACAACAGTGCTCTTTGCTATATCAAGTTAAAAAATTACTCTATAGCACTTAAAAGATTTATTAAAATTGAAAATATAGTAAAAGAAATAAATATTGAAAAATACTACTCCGTACTAAATCAAGAAGCTTGTTGCTTTGGAGAAATGCATGAATATGAAAAAAGTTTAGAACTAAACAATTATATACTTGCAAATATAAATAAAACTAATTATCAAAGTTATCTAGTAGCATTAATTAACTTAACATATAATTACATAGATATTAATAACAACATAGAAGCAAAAAAAGTTTTAAATACTATAGATGAAACCATAAACAACTTAACTCATGATAGTAAATATTTACCTGATACATACTTTGAAATAGGAAAAATATATAAACGATTAAATGAAACAGAAAAAGCTGAAAATTTTTATTGTACAGCCTTAACCTATGCCAAAAAACTTAACCGTAATTCTCTAGTAAAAGATATACTATTAAATCTAATGGATACATGCAAGTTTTCAAAAGATAATAGAAAAGTTATAACCATAAAAAATGAATTTTTTATACTTTCAGGAAAAATAGGGAAAGTAATTGAACCTCTTGAAGATAAGTTAATAGAATTTTATTTAGATACAGAAGATATACAATCGCTCAAAGAACTATATGCTTTTAAAAAAAGACTTTCATTAAAAAGGATGTGA
- a CDS encoding S1 RNA-binding domain-containing protein: protein MLTNINPKAYDIMASRQSRKILTGTLSAVETFKNADGKEIDCAVVFYDVFKVLIPLKHMSISREDKKIVRSMIGAEIDFIVKEIDEKNKVAAASRTEAMELRKSLELKKHKVGDKISVRITSVGRDNCRVDCYGLETKVPIDEIDYGYIDDISKFVRIGTKVQAVIKELDLEKDKIKVSIKEAKEDPYEQLIKSITKGGEYLGIVTGIQEYGVFFNIRKGVDCLCPFPNWTNFTPNIGEKYVVRIKNIDYKERKIDANIIRTI, encoded by the coding sequence ATGTTAACAAATATTAATCCAAAAGCTTATGATATTATGGCATCACGTCAGAGTAGAAAGATACTTACAGGAACTTTATCAGCTGTGGAGACTTTTAAAAATGCAGATGGAAAAGAAATTGATTGTGCTGTGGTTTTCTATGATGTATTTAAGGTACTTATACCTTTAAAACATATGAGCATATCAAGGGAAGATAAAAAGATTGTAAGAAGTATGATAGGTGCAGAAATTGATTTTATAGTCAAAGAAATTGATGAAAAAAATAAGGTTGCAGCTGCATCACGAACTGAAGCTATGGAGCTTAGAAAATCACTGGAATTAAAAAAGCATAAGGTAGGAGATAAAATTTCTGTAAGAATTACATCAGTTGGCAGGGATAACTGTCGTGTTGACTGCTATGGATTAGAAACTAAGGTACCTATAGATGAAATAGACTACGGATATATAGATGATATAAGTAAATTTGTTAGGATAGGTACAAAGGTACAGGCTGTTATAAAAGAACTTGATTTAGAAAAGGATAAAATAAAGGTTTCAATTAAGGAAGCAAAGGAAGATCCATATGAGCAGCTGATAAAATCAATAACTAAAGGTGGAGAATATTTAGGAATAGTTACAGGTATTCAGGAATACGGAGTATTCTTTAACATTAGAAAAGGCGTAGACTGTCTTTGTCCTTTCCCTAACTGGACAAACTTTACTCCCAATATCGGTGAAAAATATGTAGTTAGAATTAAAAATATTGATTATAAAGAAAGAAAAATTGATGCCAATATAATAAGAACTATATAA
- a CDS encoding VirD4-like conjugal transfer protein, CD1115 family has product MQMHEKHNYKLLLYVFPLYFIACIYLLTPLVVLKQQLNRAGIMNSSTIDLSAIGDMYKNPLESFSMIISDCTVRKGFLLGFLLFTIILVILYFLFRNMETGEEQNGVNYLKDNGTQGTANWMDNEKTKKVLGVGTENGMVFGTIKDGIKNKMVTLPPDTFFNKNIAVFGASGSMKSRSFVRPNIMQIAELGESMILTDPKAEIFESMSQFLKDKGYNVKALNLVNMVNSDRWNPLNEITDDISAQSFAETVMANTKAPGARQDEFWDKTEMNLLKALVLYVVKENPEEERNLSAVYSMLALNDPSTIDAVFRALPPSHAAKMPYNIYSQASENVRTGVVIGLGSKLQVFQNKLVQDLTSTSDIDLTMPKKEKCAYFCITSDMESTFDFIAGLFFSFLFIKLVKYADYEVKEGQKDVYFILDEFPNIGAIPDFTKKISTMRSRGISSCVIFQNIAQLQNRYPNNGWSEIIGNCDSRLFLGATDIITAEFVSKLLGTATVNDVSLSKSAGFEGMIDFGKITNRAVKRNLMNPDEILRLPNEKEILILRGQKPLILDKMDYTKHRLSKFMRPIKVSDYKPDWTQEYFNETNKKSLAKEVKDKTSESSNNLENSNSAAKEFQVKESKNTKHSFSNSKSSSNIKNTKNKTTRKSDFW; this is encoded by the coding sequence ATGCAAATGCATGAAAAACATAATTATAAACTACTATTATATGTATTTCCATTGTATTTTATAGCATGTATATATTTATTAACCCCACTAGTTGTATTAAAGCAGCAGCTAAATAGAGCAGGAATAATGAATAGTTCTACAATTGATTTATCAGCAATAGGAGATATGTATAAAAATCCACTTGAAAGCTTCAGTATGATTATAAGTGACTGTACAGTACGTAAAGGCTTTTTATTGGGATTTTTACTGTTTACAATTATTCTTGTTATACTGTATTTCTTATTTAGAAATATGGAAACAGGAGAGGAGCAGAATGGTGTAAATTATTTAAAAGATAATGGAACGCAGGGAACCGCTAACTGGATGGATAATGAAAAAACAAAAAAGGTACTCGGTGTTGGAACTGAAAATGGTATGGTATTTGGAACTATAAAAGACGGTATTAAAAATAAAATGGTTACTCTGCCGCCGGACACTTTCTTTAATAAAAATATAGCTGTGTTTGGAGCTTCTGGCAGCATGAAAAGTAGAAGCTTTGTAAGACCTAATATAATGCAGATAGCTGAACTTGGTGAGTCTATGATTTTAACAGATCCTAAGGCTGAAATTTTTGAATCCATGTCTCAGTTTTTAAAGGATAAAGGTTACAATGTTAAAGCTTTAAACTTAGTCAATATGGTAAATTCCGATAGATGGAATCCATTAAATGAAATAACAGACGATATTTCAGCTCAAAGTTTTGCCGAAACTGTTATGGCAAATACAAAAGCACCGGGAGCAAGACAGGATGAATTCTGGGACAAAACAGAAATGAATTTACTTAAAGCTTTAGTTCTATATGTAGTTAAGGAAAATCCAGAGGAAGAGAGAAATTTATCGGCAGTTTATTCAATGCTTGCTTTAAATGATCCTTCAACCATAGATGCAGTATTTAGAGCTTTACCTCCATCACATGCAGCTAAAATGCCGTACAATATATATTCACAGGCTAGTGAGAATGTAAGAACAGGAGTTGTCATAGGTCTTGGCTCAAAGCTTCAGGTATTTCAAAATAAATTAGTGCAGGATTTAACTTCTACAAGTGATATTGATTTAACGATGCCTAAAAAAGAAAAGTGTGCATACTTCTGCATAACCTCTGATATGGAATCAACATTTGATTTTATAGCAGGGTTATTTTTTTCGTTCCTTTTTATAAAGCTTGTTAAATATGCTGATTATGAAGTGAAGGAAGGGCAGAAAGATGTATATTTCATATTAGACGAGTTCCCTAATATCGGTGCTATTCCTGATTTTACAAAGAAAATATCAACTATGCGTTCAAGGGGAATTTCAAGCTGTGTAATATTTCAGAATATAGCACAATTACAAAATAGGTATCCTAACAACGGCTGGTCCGAAATTATAGGGAACTGTGACAGCAGATTATTTTTAGGAGCTACGGACATAATTACAGCAGAGTTTGTATCAAAGCTTTTAGGTACTGCTACGGTAAATGATGTTAGTTTAAGTAAATCAGCAGGTTTTGAGGGTATGATTGATTTTGGAAAAATAACTAATAGAGCTGTTAAGCGAAATCTCATGAATCCAGATGAAATATTAAGACTTCCTAACGAAAAGGAAATACTTATTTTAAGAGGTCAGAAACCCTTAATACTAGACAAGATGGATTACACAAAGCACAGGCTTTCAAAGTTTATGAGACCTATAAAGGTAAGTGATTATAAACCAGACTGGACACAGGAGTATTTTAATGAAACTAATAAAAAATCACTGGCAAAGGAAGTTAAAGATAAGACCAGTGAAAGTAGTAATAATTTAGAAAATAGTAATTCTGCTGCTAAAGAATTTCAAGTAAAAGAAAGTAAAAATACAAAGCATTCATTTAGTAATAGCAAAAGTAGTTCAAATATCAAAAATACTAAAAATAAGACAACTAGAAAATCTGATTTCTGGTAG
- a CDS encoding DUF5697 family protein: MYYINSKQEKILESINKFGCMTYDQIKKLNKISDLDKQIKTLIRQRKLKVIQDNIYVPIGIREVNRKILKAIDIYIYLISADKEISIEWCTLNKFPFEMSFFRNGKVFDVAVIESGEELIYSAAINRSTAERIIIVIDNEDQIEKIKINEKVKYCTVKDGAVIFL; encoded by the coding sequence ATGTATTATATAAATTCAAAACAAGAAAAGATACTTGAAAGCATCAATAAATTTGGCTGCATGACGTACGATCAGATAAAAAAACTTAATAAAATATCTGATTTAGACAAGCAGATTAAAACTCTTATAAGACAGAGAAAGTTAAAAGTAATACAGGATAACATTTATGTACCTATAGGCATTAGAGAAGTAAATAGAAAGATTCTTAAAGCCATTGATATATATATATATTTAATTAGTGCTGATAAAGAAATATCTATAGAATGGTGTACACTTAATAAGTTTCCATTTGAAATGTCGTTTTTCAGGAATGGTAAAGTTTTTGATGTGGCAGTTATAGAAAGTGGTGAGGAGCTTATATATTCGGCAGCAATAAATAGAAGTACCGCTGAAAGAATAATAATTGTTATAGATAATGAGGATCAGATTGAAAAAATAAAAATAAATGAAAAAGTAAAGTACTGCACAGTAAAAGATGGTGCGGTTATTTTTTTATAA